GAAGTACCACATCACTCAAAGCTATTAGATCAGATGAAAGGCTTAGCGTTCACAACATAACGCTCTAGTGCCGGAAAGAAGGTATGCGAAACTAAAGTTTGTTTGAGCCAAAATCTAGTATAAGCAAGGCCTTTGCAATGGAAACTAGCGACCAACTTGCCATCCATATCAACCTGAAGTAGCCAGTCGCTAAATTTGAGCAGCATGAGCAAATGACCATCCGAAGAAGCGACTACCCCAAACCCATGTGTGTTAAACCTTCCAAAGCGCGTGGTGAGCTTTGCAACCGGCAACTCAATGTGGTACTTGTTGCACCAGACCTCGCTCGTGTAGTCCTGCGCCATCCAGATATCGATGGTTGCCGCTGCATAATTAAAGCTGGACACGCCGAGCATTCCATCCATCTCAAACAGGTTAGTGCAGCGAGAAACAACCGGAACGCGCATGTGCCGGAACAACTCAGTGGTGGTGTCGAATACCACTATCCTCTCATTCTGCTCTTTGTGCCAATGCAGGCCACCGCGGAACAGGAATGACAGGCTGAATGCCAGTTCCCTAGCATCAGGGCACCCTATGGACCGTGGCGGCTGGCCGGAGCCTAATACCAACACGTAGGAGCCACCTTGAGCGTCAGGCGCCGGTCCAGTGGAGAACTTGTACAGCAATAGCCGGTACTCGCCGGTTGGGCTGCGCGAGTACATCCCCAAGGGCACGAAGCCAGGAGGCACCGGGAGGCGAGCATACTGACGAGTCGCCGGGTTGCAGAGGGAGAAGCGGCAGTCGCTCATGGCGAAGACGAGGAGGCCGTCGCAGGAGGCGATCGCGCGGAAGGGGCCCTGGCCAAGTC
The nucleotide sequence above comes from Triticum urartu cultivar G1812 unplaced genomic scaffold, Tu2.1 TuUngrouped_contig_5515, whole genome shotgun sequence. Encoded proteins:
- the LOC125529321 gene encoding uncharacterized protein LOC125529321, producing the protein MSDCRFSLCNPATRQYARLPVPPGFVPLGMYSRSPTGEYRLLLYKFSTGPAPDAQGGSYVLVLGSGQPPRSIGCPDARELAFSLSFLFRGGLHWHKEQNERIVVFDTTTELFRHMRVPVVSRCTNLFEMDGMLGVSSFNYAAATIDIWMAQDYTSEVWCNKYHIELPVAKLTTRFGRFNTHGFGVVASSDGHLLMLLKFSDWLLQVDMDGKLVASFHCKGLAYTRFWLKQTLVSHTFFPALERYVVNAKPFI